In Terriglobus aquaticus, the genomic window TTCCTCGCGGCCTAAGAGTTCCTCAAAATTGCGGCAACTCCCTGTTGCCGCCCCTAGACCGAGATCTTGCCTGAATCACCAACGTTGTTGTTGTCGGCCCCGGTCACGCTTGCAATCGCCAGCTTGGCCAGGCGCACAATCGTGCTGCGATTCGCGTCCCAGTACTCGGCCGAGTCCACTGTCACCCGAATCAGTGCAGCCGCCGGATCGTCTTCGCCTTCCGGGAACCACGCCTTCGCGGCGGGCGTCCAGTGCTCGTGAATCTGCGCTCTGTCGCGGACGATCCGCGCCTTCCCGCTCAGCGCAATGTACTTTCCGTCTTTGGGCTCGGCATAGCTCACCAGAACTTC contains:
- a CDS encoding pyridoxamine 5'-phosphate oxidase family protein translates to MAEKNYSGAEGIEKIRELIHDVHIAMLTTVTEDGSLRARPMANPDRPFDGTLWFITRIDSSKTDEIRHDSEVLVSYAEPKDGKYIALSGKARIVRDRAQIHEHWTPAAKAWFPEGEDDPAAALIRVTVDSAEYWDANRSTIVRLAKLAIASVTGADNNNVGDSGKISV